One Papaver somniferum cultivar HN1 chromosome 10, ASM357369v1, whole genome shotgun sequence genomic window carries:
- the LOC113316753 gene encoding F-box/kelch-repeat protein At3g06240-like: MSSPLQSSERYEGYDVVRIDYPFISFRWKKDVELLGHCNGLIYCLDNTRRLSCLWNPATKEYKIIPKLQLGSDLVEVDSGTWWIDPPLSQEHTENTTICLHAFGYDCKIGDYKVICVEYLSGIKDGCLIHVYTLGTNSWTSSQTELEMVPVSPQNGVLVNGLLHWLGIKHGKKVIMSLDLNSERFNELEPPKEALENSLITVEALEGFLCVLVEVFQVQFEVWVMRDYGVRESWTRRYIHDDIGTLKLSGINVRENTIKSFSKVMWFFGEILLWDGYRTVFHDLKHLTERKLSTYINFSNLVVNYFESLVSVKSGIYVGENQEDEEE; encoded by the coding sequence ATGTCTTCTCCATTGCAATCCAGTGAGCGTTATGAGGGTTATGATGTTGTTAGAATAGACTACCCATTCATATCTTTCCGATGGAAGAAAGATGTTGAACTGTTAGGTCATTGTAATGGTCTAATTTATTGTTTGGACAATACTAGGAGACTTTCTTGTCTTTGGAACCCTGCCACCAAGGAATACAAAATAATACCCAAGCTCCAATTAGGCTCAGACTTAGTCGAAGTGGATAGTGGTACTTGGTGGATCGATCCTCCCTTATCACAAGAACATACAGAGAACACTACAATATGTCTGCATGcttttggttacgattgcaagatTGGTGATTACAAGGTTATTTGCGTTGAATACTTAAGCGGAATCAAGGACGGATGTTTAATCCACGTCTATACTCTAGGAACAAATTCATGGACAAGCAGTCAGACTGAGCTTGAAATGGTTCCGGTTAGCCCACAGAATGGGGTACTTGTTAATGGACTTTTGCATTGGTTGGGCATAAAGCATGGCAAAAAGGTAATCATGTCTTTGGATCTCAATAGCGAGAGATTCAATGAACTGGAACCACCAAAAGAAGCTTTAGAGAATTCTTTGATAACTGTGGAGGCATTGGAAGGTTTCCTTTGTGTACTTGTTGAAGTTTTTCAGGTTCAGTTTGAAGTTTGGGTGATGCGGGATTATGGGGTTCGAGAATCTTGGACTAGACGTTATATCCATGATGATATTGGGACTTTAAAACTTTCTGGTATCAATGTCCGCGAGAATACAATTAAATCTTTTTCGAAGGTTATGTGGTTCTTTGGTGAGATTTTATTATGGGATGGCTATAGAACAGTTTTTCATGATCTAAAACACCTAACTGAAAGAAAATTAAGTACATATATAAACTTTTCGAACTTAGTAGTGAATTATTTTGAGAGCTTAGTTTCAGTTAAATCTGGTATTTATGTGGGCGAGaatcaagaagacgaagaagaataa